The Pseudomonas sp. TH06 genome contains the following window.
CATTTGCGGGGTCACGAACTCGGCGATCTTGTCCATTTCGTTGGCGTCCCAGTGCTGCTGCAGCGACTGGAAGTGGCTGCGCGCGGCGGTAAGGAAGTTCTGTTCGTTGAACCAGGCCGGTGCGTTGATGACCGGACGAGCGGCAGCCGGTGCAGCCGAACCACCGAAGATCGAACCCATGCCAGCAGGCTTCTGCTCGAACGCTTCACGCTGCATCGGGGCGCCGGCCGGAGCCAGGTGCTCCTGTTGCTTGCGTCGACGAGCGGCGATGAAACGGAAGATCACGAACGCGATCACGGCCATGATCAGGATGTCGAAGATCTGCATGCCCTGGAAGCCGCCGCCCATGAACATGGACGCCAGCAGGCCACCGGCGGCGATGCCGGCCAGAGGGCCGAGCCATTTCGAAGCGCCGCCAGCCTTGGCAGCAGCACCGGCGGCACCGGCGGTCGCCGCAGCGCCGCCCATGCCTGGAGAAGAAGGAGCCATTTGGCTGGTCTGGTGCGTCGGCGCAGCGCCGGCGCTTTTGCCACCACCAAAGCGCTTGGCATTGGCGTCGAGGCTCATCGTCAGGCCGATGCACAACGCCATGGCGATGCTAAGAAAACGTTTCATAAAGGGAATTCCCGTTTGTGGAGACACGCGCGCCATGTTGCACAGCTGAAGTGACACTGGCTAGCGAGAGAGTGTTTCGGGCTTTTGCCTGACAGGTTACGTTCAGCTCGGTCGGGGCAATAAGGCCATTTACATTTGGCTGTAGGAAAGAGCGACAGGTTCAGTGAGAAAGCTGCTTAGCGACGAAACGCCAGCATCACCACGCCGGCCGTGATCAAGCCGATACCGCCCCATTGGCGCAGATCGAGTTTCTCGCCCAGCAAGATCACGCCAAGTATCGCCACCAGCACCACGCTGAGTTTGTCCACCGGAGCGACCAGTGACGCCGGGCCTATCTTTAACGCGCGGAAGTAGCACAACCACGACGCGCCGGTGCCAAGACCGGACAGCAACAGGAACAGATAGCTCTTGGCGGATATCGATCCCAATGACTGATATTGGCCCGTGGCGTACAAAATCAAGGCCAGGCTGACGAGTACCACGATGGTGCGCAGCAGGGTGGCGAAATCGGAATTGACGTTTTCGATGCCGACTTTGGCGAAGATCGCCGTCAATGCGGCGAAAGTCGCCGAGAGCAGGGCCCAGAATGTCCAGGAGGAAAAGAAGCCTGAGCCCATGGAAATGTCCTTGATCAAGGAGCTGACAGAGCCTT
Protein-coding sequences here:
- a CDS encoding EamA family transporter, which codes for MGSGFFSSWTFWALLSATFAALTAIFAKVGIENVNSDFATLLRTIVVLVSLALILYATGQYQSLGSISAKSYLFLLLSGLGTGASWLCYFRALKIGPASLVAPVDKLSVVLVAILGVILLGEKLDLRQWGGIGLITAGVVMLAFRR
- a CDS encoding Tim44 domain-containing protein; amino-acid sequence: MKRFLSIAMALCIGLTMSLDANAKRFGGGKSAGAAPTHQTSQMAPSSPGMGGAAATAGAAGAAAKAGGASKWLGPLAGIAAGGLLASMFMGGGFQGMQIFDILIMAVIAFVIFRFIAARRRKQQEHLAPAGAPMQREAFEQKPAGMGSIFGGSAAPAAARPVINAPAWFNEQNFLTAARSHFQSLQQHWDANEMDKIAEFVTPQMLEFLKRERADLGDAFQSTYIDNLQVQLDGVDDRADKTIATLTFSGVSKTSRFDQGEVFSESWNMERPQGDNQPWLVAGIRQNG